A window of the Planococcus citri chromosome 4, ihPlaCitr1.1, whole genome shotgun sequence genome harbors these coding sequences:
- the LOC135843634 gene encoding uncharacterized protein LOC135843634 yields the protein MNFLIILSILVLIEETVSKDVFINANLPISPLALIRKPDSLLWKPATPFRSPHNDNEVGYSYSDVEDEHGLKDEFKIACAASSDRVKAIENKWKEEQSSSKLPEEKKLFFMQEFPEYEELSVVCREPAKPSIREIYSESCGKSTGDALYEVGYPVSKDNVGRGVQFMSVYKVCRSVNEDVGTLYTIHQIVSPDLMMLQYKQWYEPEPSKAFKSNLDGCVGCLGTFYKENKLYVYQFVSMFDMPTKILQLTTHFPFNFIPVKDNEIFMGLLRVDQFIRLFSRKTNQPLRLYSGRYQKTVNIRPSGLCKALGCSKNLPIELLWKIVNNGSHSIMLITQLTQQSCTQTKNILCKDDNTLVMLETYKNGGCTYKCPVTSTIISEFGLPSLEFLGVYEDLLLDFKVSEEQLNYLRKLTGGPSNANTSSIVSHEVGIADFMGNVNKFEAAVRAVDAQPEQNVQNGHNGDEQGLEIIREDDPSNRTEDDLSKGAEYDLSKEAEYDLSNGAEAEDNATGR from the exons atgaattttctcattattttatcGATTCTCGTGCTTATCGAAGAAACCGTTTCAAAAG ATGTTTTCATCAACGCAAACCTCCCCATTTCTCCTCTAGCTTTAATAAGAAAACCAGACTCATTATTGTGGAAACCTGCGACTCCTTTCAGATCTCCTCACAACGATAATGAGGTTGGTTATTCCTACAGTGACGTAGAAGACGAACATGGACTCAAGGATGAATTCAAAATCGCCTGTGCTGCCAGCAGCGATCGGGTGAAAGCCATAGAAAATAAGTGGAAAGAAGAACAATCCTCGTCTAAACTTCCAGAAGAAAAGAAACTGTTTTTCATGCAGGAATTTCCAGAGTATGAAGAGTTGTCGGTCGTGTGTCGCGAGCCTGCCAAACCTTCGATAAGAGAAATTTATTCTGAGAGCTGTGGAAAATCAACTGGGGATGCACTTTACGAAGTCGGATATCCG GTATCCAAGGACAACGTCGGAAGG GGTGTTCAATTCATGAGCGTTTACAAAGTATGTCGTTCGGTGAATGAAGATGTGGGCACATTGTACACAATTCACCAAATAGTGTCGCCAGATTTAATGATGTTGCAGTACAAGCAGTGGTATGAACCTGAGCCTTCGAAAGCATTCAAATCCAATTTAGATGGATGTGTTGGTTGTCTAGGCACGTTTTACAAGGAAAAC AAACTCTACGTTTACCAATTCGTCAGTATGTTCGATATGCCAACCAAGATTTTGCAACTTACAACACACTTCCCCTTCAATTTCATTCCggttaaagacaatgaaatattCATGGGATTGCTCCGAGTTGACCAATTCATACGACTTTTTAGCAGAAAA ACAAACCAACCCCTAAGATTATACTCGGGCAGATACCAAAAAACAGTAAACATCCGTCCAAGCGGACTCTGCAAGGCACTCGGCTGTAGCAAGAATTTACCAATAGAATTACTCTGGAAAATCGTCAACAACGGAAGTCACTCCATCATGTTGATAACCCAACTCACACAACAGAGTTGTACtcaaacaaaaaacattttatgtAAAGATGACAACACTCTCGTCATGTTGGAGACTTACAAAAATGGCGGTTGTACCTATAAATGCCCTGTGACCTCAACAATAATTTCTGAATTTGGTTTACCATCATTAGAATTTTTAGGAGTCTACGAAGACTTATTATTGGATTTCAAGGTGTCGGAAGAACAGCTGAACTATCTTCGAAAATTAACAGGAGGCCCATCTAATGCTAATACGAGCTCTATAGTTTCTCACGAAGTTGGTATAGCTGATTTCATGGGAaatgttaataaatttgaaGCTGCTGTGAGGGCTGTTGATGCTCAACCTGAGCAGAATGTGCAAAATGGTCATAATGGAGATGAGCAAGGGCTTGAGATCATTCGTGAGGATGATCCCAGCAATAGGACTGAGGATGATCTCAGTAAAGGGGCTGAGTATGATCTCAGCAAAGAGGCTGAGTATGATCTAAGCAATGGGGCTGAGGCTGAGGATAATGCTACTGGTAGATAG
- the LOC135844808 gene encoding uncharacterized protein LOC135844808 produces MTVYKVCRSTDKEVGTLYTIHEIVSPDLMMLQYRQWYEPEPSKAFKSNLDGCVGCLGTYYRENKLFVYQFVSMFDMPTRILQLTTHFPFNFIPVKDREIFMGLLRVDQFIRLFSRKTNQPLKLYSGRYQTTVKIRPSGLCKSLSCSKNIPIELFWKIIVYNEKLAIMLITQLTQQSCTQTKFILCYDKNTIVMLETYKNGGCTYKCPVASRLIYDLGLPTSEFFELNGDLSLDFKVTEEQLKYLRKLTGGPSDANTSSIVSHEVGIADFMGDAQKFEAAVRAVDAQFEQNVQNYHNGDDQGLDIIHEDDISNGTEAEDNATSR; encoded by the exons ATGACCGTTTACAAAGTATGTCGTTCGACGGATAAAGAGGTGGGCACATTGTACACAATTCATGAAATCGTATCGCCAGATTTAATGATGTTGCAGTACAGGCAGTGGTATGAACCAGAGCCTTCGAAAGCATTCAAATCCAATTTAGATGGATGTGTCGGTTGTCTAGGCACGTATTACCGAGAAAAC AAACTCTTCGTTTACCAATTCGTCAGTATGTTCGATATGCCAACCAGGATTTTGCAGCTTACAACACACTTCCCTTTCAATTTCATTCCGGTTAAAGACAGAGAAATATTCATGGGATTGCTCCGAGTTGACCAATTCATTCGACTTTTTAGCAGAAAA ACAAACCAACCCCTAAAATTATACTCAGGCAGATACCAAACAACAGTAAAAATCCGCCCAAGCGGACTCTGCAAGTCACTCAGCTGCAGCAAGAATATACCAATCGAATTATTCTGGAAAATCATAGTCTACAACGAAAAACTCGCCATCATGTTGATAACCCAACTCACACAACAGAGTTGTACccaaacaaaattcattttatgttaTGATAAAAACACTATCGTCATGTTGGAGACTTACAAAAATGGCGGTTGTACCTACAAATGTCCTGTGGCCTCAAGATTGATTTATGACTTGGGTTTACCtacatcagaattttttgagctcaatGGAGACTTATCTTTGGATTTCAAGGTGACGGAAGAACAGCTGAAGTATCTTCGAAAATTAACAGGAGGCCCATCTGATGCGAATACGAGTTCTATAGTTTCTCACGAAGTTGGTATAGCTGATTTCATGGGAgatgctcaaaaatttgaagctgCTGTGAGGGCTGTTGATGCTCAATTTGAGCAGAATGTGCAAAATTATCATAATGGAGATGATCAAGGGCTTGACATCATTCATGAGGATGATATCAGCAATGGGACTGAGGCTGAGGATAATGCTACTAGTAGATAG